The genomic region TCTTCTATGGCATCATCAAACGATGTCAATGTCACCATGATATCCCGAGGTGGGACACCATCATCAAGGAGGCTTGCAATCCTTCGCAATGAAGTCCGCTGTTCGGCAACATAATTCGGAAAAATCTCCAGCCCCAGATCTTCACGGTTTGTATCCAACGGTTGGTCCAATGCGCCTTGACGTTCTATTTTCCCTTCCATTCCTTCCAACCGATTGAGAAAAGCATAACATCCGGCTTTTGCATCTCCACTGAATATCACATAGTGGCGTTCCAAGGTTTCCTTTGGGGCAAAAGCAACCGACGGTCTTTCAAAAAGGGGTTCAAACAAATGGTTTTGTTCCAAGAACGCAGTATAAGAACCATAAATATGCTGGATATCCCGCTCCATTGCACTTTCTATGAGATGCTGTTTGAAAACTTCACTGTCAAGTACTTGCCTGAAAGAAGGCAGAACAGAGGCAATATAGGAAGAAAATCTGTCTACCGCTTCAGGATAACGATCCTTGTCAATGAAATATTCCAATTTCTCGTGTGTAAGAAAATCCTGACAGAACAATTGCCTGATCAAACCAGTAACCTGGACAAGTCCCGAGTGAGAAGGCAAAAAGATTTTCTGAAAAGTATCCCAACTTATTGCCTGGTCACTCAAAATGGCATGTCGTCGGCTATTCTGTACATACGCTACCAGATAAGACCGGGCAACCACTTCATTATGAAAGACACAGACTTTTCCTTCGTCAAAGGCCTGAAAGACTTTTTGTTCTATCATGGCATTGATTATAGCATACCTTTTTCCTATGATGGAACAATGTTACGGAACTTCTTTCTACGACATCTCAGATGGCTTTTGGCCATGTTGCTTAGTTTATCTTTCTTTTATCTCCTGGGACCGGTTATCCTTGCTATGCTGAATCTTGTCCTTACGGATAAAACAAGTATTGCACTGGCCCTCATCAAAGCCAATATCTGTCACCTCTGCCTGGCTCTAGGTATTCTGTTTTGCCTATCAAATTTGCTGAACTGTACGCTTTCCCAAGCTATCACTGACGCAGGCCATTTCAGGTGGAACCTTTTCCTGCAGGGATTTGTATCTCTTTTTCTTATCTTTGTTGTTTACCTCGCCATAAGCTTACAAGCTTATACATCATCATATAGTCCTCCAGATGGGCAATGGACAGCCAGACTTCTGTTGCTCCCCTTGCTTTTGTTATTGACGCCGATCCAAGTCGGTGCAGAAGAAATAACCTATCGGCTATTTCCCCTGCGCTTCCTGTTCGGACGGCTATGGGGTACAGCAAAGCAAAAGGCAGCGGCTAGTTTTGTCCTTGCCTTTCTCTTTATGGCAATCCATCTGCATAACCATGAAGTAACGACTTCAACAAATCTGCCTTTGACATTGGGATATTATCTTATCTTCGGATTTGCAGCTACCTACATTACATTGGATACAGGAGGATTGGAAGCGGCGTTTGGCATGCATCTGGCAAATAATCTCTACACAACAACAATCTGCAACTATGTGGGGTCAACACTCCCGTCCCTTCCCTTATTCTTGAAAGCAACAGATATGGTCAGTGTTACTGACCTAGCCGTTCTTGCAGTAGCAATGTTGCTTGTATACGTGCTTTGCCATAGAACTACCAGAAGGAAAAGTGCTATGGTAGATAGCCGAAAAGGAGAACAATAGGAACATGCCAAGACGAAAAAAACATACTCGGGTAAGGATAATCATCATCCTGATACTTGCCTATATCATCCTCAGCATCATCTCCCTGTACTACAAGCCGTTCCAGCTTCCCAATGCAACAGAATCAGTCTCAGGGAAACAGATTGCAAACCTAGAGATTCCAAAGTCTGTCGGACAAGACTTCATCACAAAGCATCCGGGCTATACGCTCAGTTACAATGAGAACTATGAAGTTG from Spirochaetia bacterium harbors:
- a CDS encoding CPBP family intramembrane metalloprotease, giving the protein MKDTDFSFVKGLKDFLFYHGIDYSIPFSYDGTMLRNFFLRHLRWLLAMLLSLSFFYLLGPVILAMLNLVLTDKTSIALALIKANICHLCLALGILFCLSNLLNCTLSQAITDAGHFRWNLFLQGFVSLFLIFVVYLAISLQAYTSSYSPPDGQWTARLLLLPLLLLLTPIQVGAEEITYRLFPLRFLFGRLWGTAKQKAAASFVLAFLFMAIHLHNHEVTTSTNLPLTLGYYLIFGFAATYITLDTGGLEAAFGMHLANNLYTTTICNYVGSTLPSLPLFLKATDMVSVTDLAVLAVAMLLVYVLCHRTTRRKSAMVDSRKGEQ